ATAGAATTCAGCAGGTATTCAAGCACCGCATGACGCTGTGGTGTAATTCGGACACCTGAATCTTTTAATGTATCAATTGCTTCTTGAAGTCGGTGGTCAGACACAGCCATGCACCTCGCTTTCATTAACTGACTCTTGATTTAGAATATTATTAAATTAGAATCTTTATAATTAGTGTAACCTGTTTATGAAGGGATTGTCAATAAAAGTTAAACGGAAAACGTTACACATCAGGGTGCAGAGGCAGCTCATTGCCTCCTAGCTGATGATTGATATATCTTGCTGCTACAAACAGCAAATCAGACAAACGATTCAAATAGGAAACGACCAGCGGATTAACCATCTCCTCACCGAGGGCAACCGCTGTTCTTTCCGCTCTCCTGGCCACAGTCCTTGCTAAATGAAGGCCTGCGGATGCTTCGTTTCCTGACGGTAGAATAAAATTCTTTAAAGGCTGAAGCTCTTTATCCCATTTGTCGATCAGATTTTCCAAATGGTCAATATGCTCTTTCTTCAGCTGCCACGTTACATCTTTTCCTTTCGGCGTTGCAAGCTCTGCTCCCACGTGGAACAGGATCGTCTGAATCTTGTGCATCGCATTCAGGAATTCATCTTTTCCTTCCCACTCTTCCTTATGCAGGTGGCTGATGGCAAGCCCGATGGCTGAGTTTGTCTCGTCGCATGTCCCGTAAGCTTCCACTCTCAGATCATTTTTAGCTACACGCTCTCCATAAATAAGCGAAGTTTTACCTTTATCCCCAGACCTAGTATAAATTCTCATGTTAATACCCCCGTTTAGGATCAATTAAATTAACGAGCTGAGATTCTCCTTGTACATAGCGCTCGAGATTCTCTTCGAAAATATCAAACCCTCTCGGAATGTATTGCGGCGAATGACCGGAAATGTGCGGGGTAATGGTTATATTTTCTTCCTCCCAGAAAGGATGGTCTTCTGGTAGAGGCTCTTGTTCAAATACATCAAGAACCGCATGAGAAATTTCCCCTTCCCGGACTGCAAGTAAAATATCGTCTGAAGCAACGAGATCTCCCCTGCCCATATTTAGAAAGATACAATGTTCCGGCATGAGCTGGAAGTGTGCAGCGTTCAATAAGTATTTCGTCTCTTCCGTACTCGGCAGAACCGCTACTACAAAATCAGCCTGCGGAAGCTGATCGCTCAACTCATCCACTTTATGTGTTTCATCAAAGTGGGGCTTCGCTTCCCCTGACCTGGATATCCCGATCGTTTTCATATGAAACGCTTGAGCAAGTCTCGCTGTCTCCTGGGCAATCGCGCCTGTACCAATCAATACCATAGTCCGGTGATTAATTTCGTTAAAGGTAAGGCTGCGTCCCCAATGATGCTTTTGTTGATTGGCATACATCGCTTTAGCTGAACGAGAAGCCTGCAAAAGCATCGAAAGCGCGTATTCAGCCATAGGTTCTGCGTGAATTCCCCTGACGTTTGTTACGGTAATGCCTTTTCTTTCGATTATTTCAAACGGCATCTTATCTAGCCCTGCAGACAGCACCATAACCCACTTCAGGCGTTCTGCTTTCTTAATCCTTTCGCTTCCCAGGTCTTCTCCATATGTAATAAAAACGTCTGCTTCGGGTAAATGATGCTCTGCCTCTTCAATGCCTTCACAAAATAAAAATTCAACGCTGGAAAATTTATCAGTTAAACGTTTCTGGATATGCTCGGGTACTCGTTTAATTGCTGAGACAACTTTCATCTTTTTCCCTCCTCTTTTTTCTATCATAATGATTATTCATGAATTACTCAAAAGAATCGTTTAATAAATAAGCCCTGACCTAAGCCAGGGCTTAACCAATTCAGTTTAATTTTTCTCGAATATAATTCAACGCAGCTTCCACGTGGCCTTCCACTTTTACTTTACGGAACTCTTCAGATAAGTTGCCTTCCTTGTCGATGATGAACGTAGACCGTTCAATGCCATAATATTCCTTGCCGAAATTTTTCTTCAGCTTCCATACCCCGTACTCTTCGGCTACTTTGTGATCTTCATCAGCAAGAAGCAGAAACGGAAGATCGTGCTTGTCAATAAATTTCTCATGGCTGGCCACTGGATCAGGACTGACCCCAAGAATGACTGCGTCTACATCCGCAAAGCTCTCGTGCTTATCACGAAAATCACAAGCCTCCGTTGTGCATCCCGGAGTCATATCTTTCGGGTAAAAATAGAGCACGAC
This Halobacillus salinarum DNA region includes the following protein-coding sequences:
- the bcp gene encoding thioredoxin-dependent thiol peroxidase translates to MTVETGKKAPDFTLPANNGENVSLSDYKGKNVVLYFYPKDMTPGCTTEACDFRDKHESFADVDAVILGVSPDPVASHEKFIDKHDLPFLLLADEDHKVAEEYGVWKLKKNFGKEYYGIERSTFIIDKEGNLSEEFRKVKVEGHVEAALNYIREKLN
- a CDS encoding cob(I)yrinic acid a,c-diamide adenosyltransferase, with translation MRIYTRSGDKGKTSLIYGERVAKNDLRVEAYGTCDETNSAIGLAISHLHKEEWEGKDEFLNAMHKIQTILFHVGAELATPKGKDVTWQLKKEHIDHLENLIDKWDKELQPLKNFILPSGNEASAGLHLARTVARRAERTAVALGEEMVNPLVVSYLNRLSDLLFVAARYINHQLGGNELPLHPDV
- a CDS encoding D-2-hydroxyacid dehydrogenase, translated to MKVVSAIKRVPEHIQKRLTDKFSSVEFLFCEGIEEAEHHLPEADVFITYGEDLGSERIKKAERLKWVMVLSAGLDKMPFEIIERKGITVTNVRGIHAEPMAEYALSMLLQASRSAKAMYANQQKHHWGRSLTFNEINHRTMVLIGTGAIAQETARLAQAFHMKTIGISRSGEAKPHFDETHKVDELSDQLPQADFVVAVLPSTEETKYLLNAAHFQLMPEHCIFLNMGRGDLVASDDILLAVREGEISHAVLDVFEQEPLPEDHPFWEEENITITPHISGHSPQYIPRGFDIFEENLERYVQGESQLVNLIDPKRGY